Proteins encoded by one window of Pelecanus crispus isolate bPelCri1 chromosome 8, bPelCri1.pri, whole genome shotgun sequence:
- the MRPL22 gene encoding large ribosomal subunit protein uL22m isoform X2, whose product MCGLLGWARPERWLASGSLFPLSCIHTSASLQKLGKWEKKNRIVYPPQLPGEPRRPAEIYHCRREIKYSKDKMWYLAKLVLLEAQEMAVRNHNVEFKSNLHIAESVSGRGRYVKRIRYHGKGMFGIMKINRCHYFVKLVEGPPPPPEPPRTGFDQAKEYVQQLRSRTLVNTL is encoded by the exons ATGTGCGGTCTCCTCGGCTGGGCGCGGCCGGAGAG GTGGCTAGCGTCCGGTAgcctttttcctctgtcatGCATCCACACAAGCGCATCTCTGCAGAAACTTGGgaagtgggagaaaaagaacaggatTGTTTACCCTCCGCAGCTGCCCGGAGAACCTCGCAGACCAGCT GAAATATATCACTGTCggagggaaataaaatacagcaaagataAGATGTGGTATCTGGCAAAACTG GTTCTGTTAGAAGCTCAGGAAATGGCAGTAAGAAATCACAATGTGGAATTCAAATCAAATTTACATatag ctgagtCAGTGTCGGGCAGAGGCCGCTATGTGAAGCGGATTCGTTACCATGGCAAAGGCATGTTTGGCATCATGAAAATCAACAGGTGCCATTACTTTGTGAAGTTGGTGGAaggtcctcctcctcctccagagcCACCAAGGACTGGTTTTGACCAAGCAAAAGAATATGTGCAGCAGCTGCGAAGTAGAACCCTTGTTAATACACTGTAA
- the CNOT8 gene encoding CCR4-NOT transcription complex subunit 8, with product MPSSEFNISCLYSGRCKMPAALAENSQVICEVWANNLEEEMRKIREIVLSYSYIAMDTEFPGVVVRPIGEFRSSIDYQYQLLRCNVDLLKIIQLGLTFTNEKGEYPSGINTWQFNFKFNLTEDMYSQDSIDLLASSGLQFQKHEEEGIDTLHFAELLMTSGVVLSDSVKWLSFHSGYDFGYMVKLLTDSRLPEEEHEFFHILNLFFPSIYDVKYLMKSCKNLKGGLQEVADQLDLQRIGRQHQAGSDSLLTGMAFFRMKELFFEDTIDDAKYCGRLYGLGTGVAQKQNEDVDSAQEKMSILAIINNMQP from the exons ATGCCGTCATCTGAATTCAACATCAGCTGTCTTTACTCTGGTCGCTGCAAGATGCCAGCAGCCCTTGCAGAGAACAGCCAGGTTATCTGTGAAGTATGGGCGAACAATCTGGAAGAAGAGATGAGGAAAATTCGAGAGATTGTTCTAAGTTACAGCTACATTGCGATG GACACAGAGTTTCCTGGAGTTGTTGTAAGGCCAATTGGTGAATTCCGCAGTTCCATAGACTATCAATATCAGCTTCTTCGGTGTAACGTTGACCTTCTGAAAATTATCCAGCTGGGTCTGACTTTCACAAATGAGAAAGGAGAATATCCGTCCGGCATCAACACCTGGCAGTTTAACTTTAAATTCAACCTTAC cgAGGACATGTACTCTCAGGATTCCATAGACCTCCTCGCCAGCTCTGGGCTGCAGTTCCAGAAGCACGAAGAAGAAGGGATCGATACCCTGCATTTTGCTGAGTTGCTTATGACATCTGGGGTCGTCCTTAGTGACAGTGTGAAATGGCTGTCCTTCCACAG tggTTATGACTTTGGCTACATGGTGAAGCTGTTGACAGATTCCAGGTTACCAGAAGAGGAACACGAATTTTTCCATATCTTGAACCTTTTCTTCCCATCTATCTATGATGTAAAGTACTTAATGAAGAGCTGCAAAAACCTCAAG GGTGGCCTTCAAGAAGTGGCAGATCAGCTGGATTTACAGCGAATTGGACGACAACACCAGGCAGGATCAGACTCTCTTCTCACGGGAATGGCATTCTTCAGAATGAAAGAG tTGTTTTTTGAGGATACAATTGATGATGCAAAGTATTGTGGGCGGCTGTATGGCCTTGGCACAGGAGTGgctcagaaacaaaatgaagatgTGGACTCGGCCCAagagaaaatgagcattttgGCTATTATCAACAACATGCAGCCATGA
- the GEMIN5 gene encoding gem-associated protein 5, which translates to MAAAGTRVLPASPNWYSSRCSDASSDGRLFGFAARHRVCLLDVSAAAPTFYGELIGHTDRISGFAFCHCPGQSSLCASSSDDGSIKIWEAETLAPVAEYGLHQNAISALHWSPLVKDLIVSGDEKGIIVCYWHNRSDSQQFFPEPRTIFCLTCSPHHENLVAIGYKDGMVVIIDISRKREVLYRLRGHDDEIHCLAWCPVPGEERLPAWQDELQVVSSEGGKVPNGEMTQDTATKKGCYLASGSKDQTIRIWSCTRGRSVMTLKLPPTKRRGGAVDPAVKERIWLTVHWPSGRSTEIVSSCFGGELLLWDLTQSGKRKWTLLGSSEGQNHSRIVFNLCSVKRQDKELLFSISMDRDVKCWDLSTLDCSWTMPSLGGFVYSLAFSPVDTGCLAIGVGDSMIRVWNTLSMNNIYDVKTFWQSIKSKVTALCWHPTKEGCLAFGTDDGKVGIFDTFSSSAKNKPPQISSTYHKKTVYTLAWGPPTPPLSSGGEGEQPSVTLYSCAGEGIVFQHNPWKLNGEANDINKVIRDTNSIKHKLPARTEISWKPDGKLLALGNEDGSIEIFQAPNLKLLCTIQQHHKLINAIRWHHEHGSQPELSYLIASGSINATIYVHNLKSIVESTSESPLTITEPFRTLAGHTAKITSLSWSPHHEGRLVSACYDGTAQVWDVMKEEPLCNYRGHQGRLLSVQWSPVDSDSVYTGADDFSVHKWHISKQEHTRPPQGKKSIELEKKRSMQLKVKTKKKKKPIGKSPAKQDLSDAMNGDESAKETLLEENGVSDHEGEKEAQEAELPDKVSMTESKDTSSSAYDYSSFSLPKPFVTQKATPVKKDPPKEKPAPDASLKKRKPRSILPFSTFMDHRSKDELHQDCLTLATCLKTKDTNEDVSPDLKDRIHLGLFTDRASLHKMIDVEGKHHLENGHPELFQQLMLWKGDMKGVLQAAAERGELTDQLVAISPMAGYQAWVWTVEAFAKQLCFQEQYVKAASHLLSIHKVYEAVELLKVNHFYREAIVIAKARLRPEDPILRDLYTSWAALLEKDGHYSMAAKCYLGASSPYDAVKVLAKRGDVTSLKTAAELALISGEEELSATLSFRCAQDLLLSRNWVGAQEVLQQHKTLFGQRFVFCLNELLCKCLSERNPCDRKSPVPPCYHSWELNREASFFDMVIEVWRNVLGMDTTEQATRAWEQLRSIQHPPSTSNTPPKQVLFRISHDLTLAALSFQTATWDEAVKSVLGAVTHSYDAGNFTLMQEICSIILPEGCDNLRCKLDSTNSQSTHACRSLEGFVAYGQLYDLWWNPPDDSLVLQKAVLDPVLCPSEQTALEKSYVSGQSSSEETPDQTAVEMDENLCNTTEVLRCETESDSRTSSVDLVDRQSKLNGCQVLLSEEIAALQNTQRDIAEVQQILADMIRQHQQQRNNLQENTNGSTQESNLQHSSEAESDKPCSDSSQTNCKDEVKEPITLPELTKQLLKAKQKLAEFPDNLKVFPFPDVLECCLVLLHIGPQCPPELHEQALDLLRKHSSANIHKKASRRFLT; encoded by the exons atggcggcggcggggacgcggGTGCTGCCCGCCTCGCCCAACTGGTACAGCAGCCGCTGCAGCGACGCCAGCAGCGATGGCCGCCTCTTCGGCTTCGCGGCGAGGCACCGCGTCTGCCTGCTGGATGTCAGCGCCGCCGCACCCACGTTTTACG GAGAGCTCATCGGGCACACGGACAGGATCTCCGGGTTCGCGTTTTGCCACTGCCCCgggcagagcagcctctgcGCCAGCAGCTCCGACGACGGGAGCATCAAAATCTGGGAGGCGGAGACCCTGGCTCCGGTGGCGGAGTACGGCCTGCACCAG AACGCAATCTCAGCCTTGCACTGGTCACCTCTTGTGAAAGATCTGATTGTATCCGGTGATGAAAAAGGTATAATTGTGTGTTACTGGCACAACAGAAGTGACAGCCAGCAGTTCTTCCCAGAGCCTCGGACAATTTTCTGTCTCACTTGTTCTCCTCATCATGAAAACCTGGTGGCGATTGG CTACAAGGATGGCATGGTGGTTATAATTGATATCAGCAGGAAAAGAGAAGTACTTTATCGGCTAAGAGGCCATGACGATGAAATACATTGTCTGGCCTGGTGCCCTGTGCCTGGTGAAGAAAGGTTACCTGCTTGGCAAGATGAGCTCCAAG TAGTTTCTTCAGAGGGAGGCAAAGTTCCAAATGGGGAGATGACACAGGACACAGCCACGAAGAAAGGTTGTTACCTGGCTTCGGGAAGCAAAGATCAGACCATACGCATATGGAGCTGTACTAGAGGCAGAA GTGTAATGACTTTGAAGTTGCCACCCACAAAGAGAAGAGGTGGAGCCGTTGATCCTGCTGTTAAAGAGCGCATTTGGCTGACTGTCCACTGGCCTTCTGGTCGTTCCACAGAAATTGTATCCAGCTGTTTTGG AGGAGAACTGCTACTCTGGGATTTGACCCAATCTGGAAAACGCAAGTGGACACTTCTAGGATCTTCAGAAGGACAAAACCACTCCCGCATTGTCTTCAATCTGTGTTCTGTGAAGCGTCAAGACAAAGAgctccttttttccatttcaatggACAGAGAT GTGAAGTGCTGGGACCTGTCAACTCTCGATTGTAGCTGGACCATGCCCTCACTTGGGGGATTTGTCTATAGTCTTGCCTTCTCCCCTGTGGACACAGGGTGTCTTGCCATCGGTGTTGGAGACAGCATGATCCGGGTGTGGAATACTTTGTCGATGAACAATATTTATGATGTTAAAACTTTCTGGCAAAGCATAAAGTCTAAAGTTACAGCA TTATGCTGGCATCCAACTAAGGAAGGCTGCTTGGCTTTTGGAACAGATGATGGAAAAGTTGGCATATTTGACACCTTCTCCAGCAG TGCTAAGAATAAGCCACCCCAGATCTCCAGTACTTACCACAAGAAGACTGTATACACATTAGCCTGGGGGCCTCCAACTCCTCCTCTGTCTTCTG GAGGAGAAGGTGAACAGCCCTCTGTAACTTTATATAGTTGTGCTGGGGAAGGTATTGTTTTTCAACACAACCCCTGGAAGCTTAATGGAGAGGCAAATGACATCAACAAAGTCATCCGAGACACTAATTCAATCAAA CACAAACTGCCTGCGCGTACAGAGATCAGCTGGAAACCAGATGGCAAACTCTTGGCTCTGGGCAATGAAGATGG CTcaattgaaatatttcaggcGCCAAACTTGAAGTTGCTCTGCACTATCCAGCAACATCATAAACTGATTAACGCTATTCGTTGGCATCATGAGCATGGGAGCCAGCCAGAGCTGAGTTACTTGATAGCTTCAGGCTCAATCAATGCCACTATTTACGTGCATAATCTGAAGAGCATCGTAG agagcACTTCAGAAAGTCCCTTGACAATAACAGAGCCTTTTCGAACTCTGGCTGGGCACACAGCTAAAATCACAAGTCTTTCTTGGAGCCCCCACCATGAGGGAAGATTGGTATCTGCTTGCTATGATGGCACTGCACAG GTATGGGATGTTATGAAGGAAGAGCCACTCTGCAACTACCGAGGGCACCAGGGCCGGCTGCTGAGTGTCCAATGGTCACCGGTGGATTCAGATTCTGTTTATACAGGAGCAGatgatttttctgttcacaAATGGCACATCTCAAAGCAGGAGCATACACGGCCTCCTCAGG GCAAAAAGAGTATagaattagagaaaaaaagaagtatgcaACTAAAAGTCAAAaccaagaagaagaaaaagcctaTAGGAAAGAGTCCAGCCAAACAGGATCTAAGTGATGCCATGAATGGAGATGAGAGTGCGAAGGAAACGTTGCTAGAGGAAAATGGAGTGTCGGAccatgaaggagaaaaagaagctcaggaggcagagctgcctgatAAAGTCTCCATGACTG AGTCCAAGGATACATCTTCATCTGCATATGATTATTCTTCATTCAGCTTGCCAAAGCCTTTTGTGACCCAGAAAGCCACTCCAGTGAAAAAGGATCCACCTAAAGAGAAACCAG CTCCTGATGCCTCTCTGAAGAAGAGGAAACCTCGTTCTATTCTACCCTTCAGCACATTCATGGACCACAGATCAAAAGATGAATTGCATCAGGACTGCTTGACACTGGCTACGTGTCTGAAAACCAAAG ATACTAATGAAGATGTGTCCCCTGACCTCAAGGATCGCATCCACTTGGGGCTGTTCACAGACAGGGCTTCTCTGCACAAGATGATTGATGTGGAAG GAAAACATCACTTGGAGAATGGGCATCCAGAGCTCTTTCAGCAGCTTATGTTGTGGAAAGGAGATATGAAGGGTGtcctccaggcagctgctgagagGGGAGAGCTAACAGACCAGCTGGTAGCAATCTCACCCATGG CTGGATATCAGGCCTGGGTTTGGACAGTAGAAGCCTTTGCGAAGCAGCTGTGTTTTCAGGAGCAGTATGTGAAGGCTGCCTCCCATCTCCTGTCCATCCATAAAGTCTATGAGGCTGTCGAGCTCCTGAAAGTGAACCATTTTTACAG GGAAGCGATTGTAATTGCTAAGGCCAGGTTGCGTCCAGAAGATCCAATTCTGAGGGATCTCTACACCAGCTGGGCAGCTCTGTTAGAGAAAGATGGTCATTACTCCATGGCCGCCAAATG TTATTTGGGGGCTTCCTCACCCTATGATGCAGTTAAGGTGTTGGCAAAAAGGGGGGACGTGACATCCCTTAAAACTGCTGCTGAGCTTGCGCTGATATCTGGAGAGGAGGAGTTGTCAGCAACTTTGTCTTTCAGATGTGCCCAAGACCTGCTGTTATCCAGGAACTGGGTGGGAGCTCAGGAAGTCCTTCAGCAACATAAAACTTTGTTT ggacaaagatttgttttctgccttAACGAACTGCTTTGCAAGTGCCTTAGTGAAAGAAATCCCTGTGACCGAAAGAGCCCCGTGCCTCCCTGTTATCACAGCTGGGAGCTGAACAGAGAGGCCTCATTTTTTGACATGGTCATAGAAGTGTGGCGGAATGTACTGGGCATGGATACCACTGAGCAAGCCACACGTGCATGGGAGCAGCTGCGCAGTATTCAGCATCCTCCTTCTACCAGCAACACCCCCCCAAAGCAG GTGCTTTTCCGTATCTCCCATGACCTGACCCTTGCAGCCCTGAGCTTTCAGACTGCTACCTGGGATGAGGCAGTGAAAAGTGTTCTTGGAGCTGTGACCCACAGTTACGATGCTGGTAATTTCACTCTGATGCAAGAGATTTGCAGTATCATCCTTCCTGAAG gCTGTGATAACCTGAGATGCAAACTGGACAGCACAAATTCTCAGAGCACGCACGCTTGCAGAAGTTTAGAGGGCTTTGTGGCTTACGGACAGCTGTATGACCTGTGGTGGAACCCACCCGACGACTCCCTTGTCTTGCAAAAGGCTGTTTTGGATCCTGTGCTGTGTCCCAGTGAGCAGACAGCTCTTGAGAAGAGCTACGTTTCAGGTCAATCCTCCTCTGAAGAAACTCCTGATCAAACTGCAGTTGAGATGGATGAAAACCTCTGCAATACAACTGAAGTTCTTAGGTGTGAGACAGAAAGTGACTCAAGAACTAGCTCAGTTGATTTGGTAGACAGACAGTCAAAACTGAATGGCTGCCAAGTGcttctttcagaagaaattgcTGCTTTACAGAACACACAGAGAGATATAGCTGAGGTCCAGCAGATTTTAGCAGATATGATCCGCCAGCatcagcagcagaggaacaaTCTCCAGGAAAATACAAATGGAAGCACCCAGGAAAGCAACCTGCAGCACAGTTCAGAGGCTGAGTCAGACAAACCATGCTCTGACAGCAGCCAGACGAATTG TAAAGATGAAGTAAAGGAACCAATTACGCTCCCTGAGCTAACGAAGCAGCttctaaaagcaaagcagaaactaGCAGAATTTCCAGACAACTTAAAA GTCTTCCCGTTCCCCGACGTGCTGGAGTGCTGCCTTGTACTCCTTCACATAGGACCGCAGTGCCCTCCTGAACTACACGAACAGGCATTGGATCTCCTTAGGAAACACAGTAGCGCTAATATTCACAAAAAGGCTAGCAGGAGGTTCTTGACATGA
- the MRPL22 gene encoding large ribosomal subunit protein uL22m isoform X3 — protein MWYLAKLIKGMSIDQALAQLEFNDKKGAKVIKEVLLEAQEMAVRNHNVEFKSNLHIAESVSGRGRYVKRIRYHGKGMFGIMKINRCHYFVKLVEGPPPPPEPPRTGFDQAKEYVQQLRSRTLVNTL, from the exons ATGTGGTATCTGGCAAAACTG ATAAAAGGAATGTCCATTGATCAGGCTCTTGCTCAGTTGGAATTTAATGATAAAAAGGGAGCAAAGGTGATCAAAGAG GTTCTGTTAGAAGCTCAGGAAATGGCAGTAAGAAATCACAATGTGGAATTCAAATCAAATTTACATatag ctgagtCAGTGTCGGGCAGAGGCCGCTATGTGAAGCGGATTCGTTACCATGGCAAAGGCATGTTTGGCATCATGAAAATCAACAGGTGCCATTACTTTGTGAAGTTGGTGGAaggtcctcctcctcctccagagcCACCAAGGACTGGTTTTGACCAAGCAAAAGAATATGTGCAGCAGCTGCGAAGTAGAACCCTTGTTAATACACTGTAA
- the MRPL22 gene encoding large ribosomal subunit protein uL22m isoform X1 encodes MAARWAFGVGSAWMCGLLGWARPERWLASGSLFPLSCIHTSASLQKLGKWEKKNRIVYPPQLPGEPRRPAEIYHCRREIKYSKDKMWYLAKLIKGMSIDQALAQLEFNDKKGAKVIKEVLLEAQEMAVRNHNVEFKSNLHIAESVSGRGRYVKRIRYHGKGMFGIMKINRCHYFVKLVEGPPPPPEPPRTGFDQAKEYVQQLRSRTLVNTL; translated from the exons ATGGCGGCGCGGTGGGCGTTCGGAGTGG GTAGTGCTTGGATGTGCGGTCTCCTCGGCTGGGCGCGGCCGGAGAG GTGGCTAGCGTCCGGTAgcctttttcctctgtcatGCATCCACACAAGCGCATCTCTGCAGAAACTTGGgaagtgggagaaaaagaacaggatTGTTTACCCTCCGCAGCTGCCCGGAGAACCTCGCAGACCAGCT GAAATATATCACTGTCggagggaaataaaatacagcaaagataAGATGTGGTATCTGGCAAAACTG ATAAAAGGAATGTCCATTGATCAGGCTCTTGCTCAGTTGGAATTTAATGATAAAAAGGGAGCAAAGGTGATCAAAGAG GTTCTGTTAGAAGCTCAGGAAATGGCAGTAAGAAATCACAATGTGGAATTCAAATCAAATTTACATatag ctgagtCAGTGTCGGGCAGAGGCCGCTATGTGAAGCGGATTCGTTACCATGGCAAAGGCATGTTTGGCATCATGAAAATCAACAGGTGCCATTACTTTGTGAAGTTGGTGGAaggtcctcctcctcctccagagcCACCAAGGACTGGTTTTGACCAAGCAAAAGAATATGTGCAGCAGCTGCGAAGTAGAACCCTTGTTAATACACTGTAA